The following coding sequences lie in one Oncorhynchus kisutch isolate 150728-3 linkage group LG3, Okis_V2, whole genome shotgun sequence genomic window:
- the LOC109877285 gene encoding long-chain-fatty-acid--CoA ligase ACSBG2 isoform X1 — translation MSDQQDSVLTNGVPDIEKSSESSSVIGIPLGETKPLVPVAKLQQKEIYCSPLVNGGVVNHPQPESESESDEEDTDSQESVAVEPAVITPSRIPEAPAKLPRSPGQEGPQGDPLSGNCCPCCPHTTGASVPLKLSDVSLATAEQLWCTSRDQAVKLRMAETGPGSEAPMTIHQMFLKTVKIYGDLPAVASKKEGQWVTLTWREYYQQCRAAAKSFLKLGLERYHGVGILGFNSPEWFISDIGCILAGGFAAGIYTTNSPEACQYVADNCEANVLVVENHKQLLKILQIKEQLPHLKAIVQYKDELQQKLPNLYTWAEFMKLGEEVSDERLDAVVDSQRANQCCTLIYTSGTTGNPKGVMLSHDNITWTSNAVGAMTSLQHGVECVVSYLPLSHVAAQINDMWICMRFAGATYFADPDALKGSLGTTLKEVRPTSFLGVPRVWEKMQEKMKAIGAKSSGMKKRVANWAKSIGLQASYSAMNGENVVPWGFMLANNLVFKKVRWALGLDRCKNCLTGAAPITKETLEYFMSLSLPLYELYGMSESTGPHTISWENNFKIMSCGKVVVGCQTKLDKPDEDGNGEICFWGRHVFMGYLNEPEKTEEALDQEGWLHSGDLGKRDKDNFLFITGRIKELIITAGGENIPPVPIEDAVKAEIAIISNAMLLGDKMKFLSMMLTLKCIVDDNGEPTDELTPEAVAFCHQRGITATKASEIIASKEPAIYKAIQEGIEHVNAKATSNAQRVQKWVILDRDFSISGGELGPTMKLKRGVVVKKFQEKINKIYGMAQE, via the exons ATGTCTGACCAACAGGATTCTGTTCTCACCAATGGGGTTCCTGACATAGAAAAGAGTTCTGAGAG TTCTAGTGTGATTGGCATTCCTCTTGGAGAAACCAAACCGTTAGTACCAGTTGCCAAACTTCAACAGAAGGAAATCTACTGCAGTCCCCTCGTCAACGGAGGGGTAGTAAACCATCCACaaccagagtcagagtcagagtctgATGAAGAAGACACAGACAGTCAGGAGTCAGTTGCTGTAGAACCTGCAGTGATAACCCCATCAAGAATACCTGAAGCACCAGCCAAATTACCCAGATCCCCTGGACAAGAGGGACCTCAAGGGGATCCTCTCTCAG GCAACTGCTGCCCCTGCTGTCCCCATACTACAGGTGCCTCGGTGCCCCTGAAGCTGTCGGATGTGTCCCTGGCCACAGCAGAGCAGCTCTGGTGCACCTCCAGGGATCAGGCGGTTAAGCTGAGGATGGCTGAGACGGGGCCGGGATCCGAGGCCCCCATGACTATCCACCAGATGTTCTTAAAGACGGTGAAGATCTATGGAGACCTGCCTGCGGTGGCGTCCAAGAAAGAGGGGCAGTGGGTAACCCTGACCTGGAGGGAGTACTACCAGCAGTGCAGAGCGGCGGCCAAGAGCTTCCTCAAG TTGGGTTTGGAGCGTTACCATGGCGTCGGTATTCTGGGCTTTAACTCTCCTGAGTGGTTCATCTCAGACATCGGCTGTATCCTGGCTGG GGGTTTTGCTGCAGGCATATACACCACCAACTCCCCCGAGGCGTGTCAGTATGTGGCAGACAACTGTGAGGCCAACGTCCTGGTGGTGGAGAACCACAAACAGCTCCTCAAAATTCTCCAG ATTAAAGAACAGCTTCCACACTTGAAAGCTATTGTTCAGTACAAGGATGAACTTCAACAGAAGCTGCCAAACCTGTACACT TGGGCTGAGTTTATGAAGCTGGGTGAGGAGGTGTCTGATGAACGGCTAGATGCTGTGGTGGACAGTCAGAGGGCTAACCAGTGTTGTACACTCATCTACACCTCTGGAACCACAGGCAACCCCAAAGGGGTCATGCTAAGCCATGACAAT ATCACCTGGACTTCAAATGCGGTCGGAGCCATGACAAGTCTGCAACATGGTGTGGAGTGCGTGGTGAGCTACCTGCCCTTGAGCCATGTAGCTGCCCAGATCAACGACATGTGGATCTGCATGAGATTTGCAGGGGCAACGTATTTCGCAGACCCAGACGCCCTGAAG GGCTCTTTGGGGACTACACTGAAAGAGGTGCGCCCCACAAGTTTCCTGGGAGTTCCCCGTGTGTGGGAGAAGATGCAGGAGAAGATGAAAGCCATCGGAGCCAAGTCCTCTGGTATGAAGAAAAGAGTGGCTAACTGGGCCAAATCCATCGGATTGCAGGCCAGCTACAGTGCCATGAATGG TGAGAACGTGGTGCCCTGGGGCTTCATGCTGGCAAACAACCTGGTGTTTAAGAAAGTTCGCTGGGCCTTGGGTCTGGACCGCTGCAAGAACTGCTTAACGGGGGCCGCACCCATCACTAAGGAGACTCTGGAGTACTTCATGAGCCTTAGCCTCCCGCTGTATGAGCTGTATGGGATGAGTGAAAGCACCGGCCCTCACACCATCTCCTGGGAGAATAACTTCAAGATCATGAG CTGTGGAAAGGTGGTGGTTGGCTGCCAGACCAAGTTGGACAAGCCAGACGAGGATGGGAATGGTGAGATCTGTTTCTGGGGGCGTCATGTGTTCATGGGCTACTTGAATGAGCCAGAGAAGACTGAGGAGGCCCTGGACCAGGAGGGCTGGCTGCACTCTGGAGACCTGGGCAAGCGTGACAAGGACAACTTCCTATTCATCACAGGGAGGATAAAGG AGCTGATCATAACAGCAGGAGGAGAGAACATCCCACCTGTACCCATTGAGGATGCAGTGAAAGCAGAGATCGCCATCATCAGCAACGCCATGTTGCTCGGAGACAAGATGAAATTCCTCTCCATGATGCTCACGCTCAAA TGTATAGTTGACGACAATGGCGAGCCGACGGACGAGCTGACCCCAGAGGCTGTGGCGTTCTGCCATCAGCGTGGCATAACGGCAACTAAGGCCTCTGAGATCATAGCCAGTAAGGAACCAGCTATTTATAAGGCCATCCAGGAGGGCATAGAGCATGTCAATGCTAAGGCCACCTCCAATGCCCAGAGGGTCCAGAAGTGGGTCATTTTGGACAGAGATTTCTCTATATCTGGGGGAGAACTGG GACCTACCATGAAGCTAAAGAGGGGGGTTGTTGTCAAAAAGTTCCAGGAGAAAATCAACAAGATTTATGGAATGGCACAAGAATAA
- the LOC109877285 gene encoding long-chain-fatty-acid--CoA ligase ACSBG2 isoform X2 gives MSDQQDSVLTNGVPDIEKSSESSSVIGIPLGETKPLVPVAKLQQKEIYCSPLVNGGVVNHPQPESESESDEEDTDSQESVAVEPAVITPSRIPEAPAKLPRSPGQEGPQGDPLSGASVPLKLSDVSLATAEQLWCTSRDQAVKLRMAETGPGSEAPMTIHQMFLKTVKIYGDLPAVASKKEGQWVTLTWREYYQQCRAAAKSFLKLGLERYHGVGILGFNSPEWFISDIGCILAGGFAAGIYTTNSPEACQYVADNCEANVLVVENHKQLLKILQIKEQLPHLKAIVQYKDELQQKLPNLYTWAEFMKLGEEVSDERLDAVVDSQRANQCCTLIYTSGTTGNPKGVMLSHDNITWTSNAVGAMTSLQHGVECVVSYLPLSHVAAQINDMWICMRFAGATYFADPDALKGSLGTTLKEVRPTSFLGVPRVWEKMQEKMKAIGAKSSGMKKRVANWAKSIGLQASYSAMNGENVVPWGFMLANNLVFKKVRWALGLDRCKNCLTGAAPITKETLEYFMSLSLPLYELYGMSESTGPHTISWENNFKIMSCGKVVVGCQTKLDKPDEDGNGEICFWGRHVFMGYLNEPEKTEEALDQEGWLHSGDLGKRDKDNFLFITGRIKELIITAGGENIPPVPIEDAVKAEIAIISNAMLLGDKMKFLSMMLTLKCIVDDNGEPTDELTPEAVAFCHQRGITATKASEIIASKEPAIYKAIQEGIEHVNAKATSNAQRVQKWVILDRDFSISGGELGPTMKLKRGVVVKKFQEKINKIYGMAQE, from the exons ATGTCTGACCAACAGGATTCTGTTCTCACCAATGGGGTTCCTGACATAGAAAAGAGTTCTGAGAG TTCTAGTGTGATTGGCATTCCTCTTGGAGAAACCAAACCGTTAGTACCAGTTGCCAAACTTCAACAGAAGGAAATCTACTGCAGTCCCCTCGTCAACGGAGGGGTAGTAAACCATCCACaaccagagtcagagtcagagtctgATGAAGAAGACACAGACAGTCAGGAGTCAGTTGCTGTAGAACCTGCAGTGATAACCCCATCAAGAATACCTGAAGCACCAGCCAAATTACCCAGATCCCCTGGACAAGAGGGACCTCAAGGGGATCCTCTCTCAG GTGCCTCGGTGCCCCTGAAGCTGTCGGATGTGTCCCTGGCCACAGCAGAGCAGCTCTGGTGCACCTCCAGGGATCAGGCGGTTAAGCTGAGGATGGCTGAGACGGGGCCGGGATCCGAGGCCCCCATGACTATCCACCAGATGTTCTTAAAGACGGTGAAGATCTATGGAGACCTGCCTGCGGTGGCGTCCAAGAAAGAGGGGCAGTGGGTAACCCTGACCTGGAGGGAGTACTACCAGCAGTGCAGAGCGGCGGCCAAGAGCTTCCTCAAG TTGGGTTTGGAGCGTTACCATGGCGTCGGTATTCTGGGCTTTAACTCTCCTGAGTGGTTCATCTCAGACATCGGCTGTATCCTGGCTGG GGGTTTTGCTGCAGGCATATACACCACCAACTCCCCCGAGGCGTGTCAGTATGTGGCAGACAACTGTGAGGCCAACGTCCTGGTGGTGGAGAACCACAAACAGCTCCTCAAAATTCTCCAG ATTAAAGAACAGCTTCCACACTTGAAAGCTATTGTTCAGTACAAGGATGAACTTCAACAGAAGCTGCCAAACCTGTACACT TGGGCTGAGTTTATGAAGCTGGGTGAGGAGGTGTCTGATGAACGGCTAGATGCTGTGGTGGACAGTCAGAGGGCTAACCAGTGTTGTACACTCATCTACACCTCTGGAACCACAGGCAACCCCAAAGGGGTCATGCTAAGCCATGACAAT ATCACCTGGACTTCAAATGCGGTCGGAGCCATGACAAGTCTGCAACATGGTGTGGAGTGCGTGGTGAGCTACCTGCCCTTGAGCCATGTAGCTGCCCAGATCAACGACATGTGGATCTGCATGAGATTTGCAGGGGCAACGTATTTCGCAGACCCAGACGCCCTGAAG GGCTCTTTGGGGACTACACTGAAAGAGGTGCGCCCCACAAGTTTCCTGGGAGTTCCCCGTGTGTGGGAGAAGATGCAGGAGAAGATGAAAGCCATCGGAGCCAAGTCCTCTGGTATGAAGAAAAGAGTGGCTAACTGGGCCAAATCCATCGGATTGCAGGCCAGCTACAGTGCCATGAATGG TGAGAACGTGGTGCCCTGGGGCTTCATGCTGGCAAACAACCTGGTGTTTAAGAAAGTTCGCTGGGCCTTGGGTCTGGACCGCTGCAAGAACTGCTTAACGGGGGCCGCACCCATCACTAAGGAGACTCTGGAGTACTTCATGAGCCTTAGCCTCCCGCTGTATGAGCTGTATGGGATGAGTGAAAGCACCGGCCCTCACACCATCTCCTGGGAGAATAACTTCAAGATCATGAG CTGTGGAAAGGTGGTGGTTGGCTGCCAGACCAAGTTGGACAAGCCAGACGAGGATGGGAATGGTGAGATCTGTTTCTGGGGGCGTCATGTGTTCATGGGCTACTTGAATGAGCCAGAGAAGACTGAGGAGGCCCTGGACCAGGAGGGCTGGCTGCACTCTGGAGACCTGGGCAAGCGTGACAAGGACAACTTCCTATTCATCACAGGGAGGATAAAGG AGCTGATCATAACAGCAGGAGGAGAGAACATCCCACCTGTACCCATTGAGGATGCAGTGAAAGCAGAGATCGCCATCATCAGCAACGCCATGTTGCTCGGAGACAAGATGAAATTCCTCTCCATGATGCTCACGCTCAAA TGTATAGTTGACGACAATGGCGAGCCGACGGACGAGCTGACCCCAGAGGCTGTGGCGTTCTGCCATCAGCGTGGCATAACGGCAACTAAGGCCTCTGAGATCATAGCCAGTAAGGAACCAGCTATTTATAAGGCCATCCAGGAGGGCATAGAGCATGTCAATGCTAAGGCCACCTCCAATGCCCAGAGGGTCCAGAAGTGGGTCATTTTGGACAGAGATTTCTCTATATCTGGGGGAGAACTGG GACCTACCATGAAGCTAAAGAGGGGGGTTGTTGTCAAAAAGTTCCAGGAGAAAATCAACAAGATTTATGGAATGGCACAAGAATAA